A genome region from Hevea brasiliensis isolate MT/VB/25A 57/8 chromosome 9, ASM3005281v1, whole genome shotgun sequence includes the following:
- the LOC110642209 gene encoding protein FD, protein MEEVWKDINLASLHDHPSGDQDLAVTPRLHNPYHNPNFILQDFFARPFRKDPPTRRVSAHAQGDPALYDSPVPPHATVLRLNSGPGFDFLDNSDPLRPTHPVSNVSSLNGPFEALHSSSGMPSFGKKRVQESDNSSCDRRHKRMIKNRESAARSRARKQAYTSELEQEIAHLQAENARLKRQQEESCLAAAAQTPKKHTLHRTSTAPF, encoded by the exons ATGGAAGAGGTCTGGAAAGACATCAATCTTGCTTCTCTCCATGATCACCCTTCTGGCGATCAAGACCTCGCTGTCACTCCTAGACTCCATAATCCTTATCACAACCCTAACTTTATTCTTCAAGACTTCTTTGCTAGACCCTTTCGCAAAGATCCACCGACAAGAAGAGTCTCTGCCCATGCTCAAGGAGACCCTGCTCTATATGACTCTCCTGTGCCACCTCATGCCACTGTTCTCAGATTAAACTCAGGTCCTGGGTTCGATTTTCTTGACAACTCTGATCCACTTAGGCCTACCCATCCTGTTTCAAATGTTTCCTCTTTGAACGGTCCTTTTGAGGCTTTGCACTCATCTTCGGGCATGCCTTCTTTTGGCAAGAAAAGGGTTCAAGAATCTGATAATAGTTCCTGTGATCGCCGGCATAAGCGTATGATCAAGAACCGAGAATCAGCAGCTCGATCGAGAGCTAGAAA GCAGGCTTATACTAGTGAGCTAGAGCAAGAAATAGCACATCTACAGGCAGAAAATGCTAGACTCAAGAGACAGCAAGAGGAG TCATGCTTAGCTGCAGCCGCTCAAACTCCCAAAAAGCACACACTCCATCGAACGTCAACGGCTCCATTTTGA